The proteins below come from a single Serratia fonticola genomic window:
- a CDS encoding outer membrane usher protein, whose protein sequence is MELSPAGKLARLQVLGLCISLALGTPSMVVFAAEEIQFNTDVLDVNDRQNIDLSQFSRGGYIMPGTYGMVVHINKNDLPEQQIPFYVPEDAPNDSRACVSRAVVAQLGLKEGIMQDLRWWHQGECLDENSLKGMEVRGDLSSSALYLNIPQAYLEYTADNWDPPSRWDDGIPGLLLDYNLNTRTQKQLKQGASSYNLSGNGTAGANLGSWRLRADWQANINHQTGSGRPTDKQLEWSRYYAYRAIPALRSKLTMGENYLDSGMFDSFRFSGVSLVSDDNMLPPNLRGYAPEVVGVAKTNAKVVISQQGRVLHETTVASGPFRIQDINDAVSGELEVRVEEQDGSVQTFTVNTASIPYLTRPGSVRFKLAVGKPSDWQHHSRGPLFGTGEFSWGVSNGWSLYGGALAGGDYNALSIGLGRDLMVLGALSFDATESRARLPQGSGTFSGGSYRLSYSKNFDEYDSQVTFAGYRFSERNFMSMSEYLDARYYGTRTGNGKEMYTITFNKHFRDWGLSSYVNYSHETYWDRPANDRYNLTLSRYFDVGRLRNLSLSLSAYRNQYNGTKDDGAYLSLSLPWGNKSTVSYDTTVNRKDTTHRVGYFARVDEHNNYQLNVGSSRSGVNLSGYYNHEGDIARMSANASYQQNNYSAFGMSLQGGMTMTAEGGAAHRNGMPGGTRMLIDTKGVPDVPVRGYGSTSRTNVWGKAVISDVNSYYRNNASIDLNQLGDSAEATKSVVQATLTEGAIGYRQFDVIAGEKAMAVIKLADGSEPPFGATVLNARKQETGIVNDGGSVYLSGIKADATMTVQWNGSAQCEVRMPTPLPADMLMNTLLLPCHPVSVQASAGDKPTAASSDDLAAKPSPQNDEKGIRF, encoded by the coding sequence ATGGAGTTATCACCTGCAGGGAAGTTGGCCCGTCTGCAAGTCTTGGGGCTGTGTATTTCCCTTGCGCTGGGCACACCATCAATGGTGGTGTTTGCTGCCGAGGAAATTCAATTTAACACCGACGTGCTGGATGTGAACGATCGGCAGAATATCGATTTGAGCCAGTTCTCCCGTGGTGGCTATATCATGCCAGGCACTTACGGCATGGTGGTGCATATCAACAAGAATGACCTGCCAGAACAGCAGATCCCGTTTTATGTGCCGGAAGACGCACCGAACGACAGTCGTGCCTGTGTGAGCAGAGCTGTGGTAGCGCAGTTGGGGTTGAAAGAGGGGATTATGCAGGATCTCCGCTGGTGGCATCAGGGCGAGTGCTTGGATGAAAACAGCCTGAAGGGGATGGAAGTGCGCGGAGATTTATCCTCCTCGGCGCTGTACCTGAATATTCCCCAGGCCTATCTTGAGTACACAGCGGACAACTGGGATCCTCCGTCGCGCTGGGATGACGGGATCCCCGGGCTGTTACTGGATTATAACCTCAATACGCGGACGCAAAAGCAGTTGAAGCAGGGGGCGAGCAGCTACAACCTCAGTGGCAACGGCACCGCTGGAGCCAATCTGGGGTCCTGGCGTCTGCGGGCAGACTGGCAGGCCAATATCAACCATCAGACCGGGTCGGGGCGACCAACGGACAAGCAGTTGGAGTGGAGCCGTTATTACGCCTACCGCGCCATTCCGGCATTACGCTCGAAGCTGACGATGGGGGAGAACTACCTGGACTCCGGCATGTTCGACAGCTTCCGTTTTAGCGGGGTGAGCCTGGTGTCGGATGACAATATGCTGCCGCCGAATCTGCGCGGCTACGCCCCGGAAGTGGTCGGCGTAGCGAAGACCAACGCCAAGGTGGTGATCAGTCAACAGGGGCGGGTACTGCATGAGACGACGGTCGCTTCAGGGCCATTCCGTATTCAGGACATCAACGATGCGGTCAGCGGCGAGCTGGAGGTGCGGGTAGAAGAACAAGATGGCAGCGTACAGACGTTCACGGTGAACACCGCCAGCATCCCGTATCTGACACGCCCAGGGTCGGTGCGCTTTAAATTGGCAGTGGGTAAACCCTCGGACTGGCAACACCATTCGCGTGGCCCGCTATTTGGTACCGGGGAGTTCTCCTGGGGGGTGAGCAACGGCTGGTCGCTGTATGGCGGCGCACTGGCAGGCGGGGATTATAACGCGCTGTCGATTGGCCTTGGACGTGATCTGATGGTGCTAGGGGCGCTGTCCTTTGACGCTACCGAGTCACGGGCGCGATTGCCACAGGGAAGTGGCACGTTTAGCGGCGGCTCATACCGCCTGAGCTATTCGAAGAACTTCGATGAGTACGACAGCCAGGTGACCTTTGCCGGCTACCGCTTCTCTGAGCGGAACTTTATGAGCATGAGCGAGTACCTGGATGCGCGCTATTACGGCACCCGGACCGGTAATGGTAAGGAGATGTACACCATCACCTTTAATAAACATTTCCGCGATTGGGGGCTGAGCAGTTATGTCAACTACAGCCATGAGACCTACTGGGATCGCCCGGCCAATGACCGTTATAACCTGACGCTGTCGCGCTATTTCGACGTGGGGCGGTTGCGTAACCTGAGCCTGTCGCTGTCGGCGTACCGCAACCAATATAACGGCACCAAAGATGATGGTGCTTACCTGTCGCTGTCGCTGCCGTGGGGCAATAAGTCAACGGTCAGCTATGACACTACGGTGAACCGCAAAGACACCACCCACCGGGTGGGGTACTTCGCCCGGGTAGATGAACACAATAACTATCAGCTCAATGTCGGGAGCTCGCGCAGCGGGGTCAACCTGAGTGGCTATTACAACCATGAGGGGGATATTGCCCGCATGAGTGCCAACGCAAGTTATCAGCAGAATAACTACAGCGCTTTCGGCATGTCGCTGCAGGGCGGGATGACTATGACCGCTGAGGGCGGTGCTGCGCACCGCAATGGGATGCCGGGCGGTACCCGGATGCTGATTGACACCAAAGGGGTGCCAGATGTGCCGGTGCGCGGCTATGGCAGCACTAGCCGAACCAACGTCTGGGGCAAGGCGGTGATTAGCGATGTAAACAGCTACTACCGCAACAATGCGAGCATCGACCTGAATCAACTAGGGGATAGCGCGGAAGCCACCAAATCGGTGGTGCAGGCCACGCTGACGGAAGGGGCCATTGGCTATCGCCAGTTTGATGTGATTGCCGGTGAGAAGGCGATGGCGGTGATTAAGCTGGCCGATGGCAGTGAACCACCGTTTGGCGCCACGGTACTCAATGCCCGCAAACAGGAAACCGGCATTGTCAATGATGGTGGCAGCGTCTATCTGAGCGGCATTAAAGCGGATGCAACCATGACGGTGCAGTGGAACGGCAGCGCCCAGTGCGAAGTGCGCATGCCGACGCCACTGCCGGCGGACATGCTAATGAATACCTTGCTGCTGCCGTGCCATCCGGTGAGCGTGCAAGCGTCTGCCGGTGATAAACCGACGGCGGCGTCATCCGACGACCTGGCGGCAAAGCCTTCGCCGCAGAATGACGAGAAAGGCATACGGTTTTAA
- a CDS encoding fimbria/pilus periplasmic chaperone gives MQNTMLKTNNPLPPGTRVPTLLTVALLSAMAAQQVQAAIALDRTRVIFDGSQKSVSLSVSNQNKQLPYLAQGWIEDEQGNKIQSPLTVLPPVQRIEPGKPSQVKIQALPAAKLLKQDRETVYYFNLREIPPKSTKANTLQIALQTRIKLFYRPAGIAMDKNATPPQEQMTLSKQGDKYLVNNPTPYYVTIVDVSSKKDGAGVKGFEPMMVPPKGSLPLTVSAASVGGNPVLTYINDYGGRPQLSFSCNGSTCTVMPEKKA, from the coding sequence ATGCAGAACACTATGTTGAAAACGAACAACCCTTTACCGCCTGGCACACGAGTGCCAACGTTACTGACGGTCGCTCTGTTGAGCGCAATGGCTGCTCAGCAGGTGCAGGCCGCGATTGCTCTGGACCGCACGCGGGTGATTTTTGACGGCAGCCAGAAGTCGGTGAGCTTGAGCGTCAGCAACCAGAACAAGCAACTGCCGTATCTGGCGCAGGGCTGGATTGAGGATGAGCAGGGCAACAAAATCCAGAGCCCACTCACCGTACTGCCGCCGGTGCAGCGCATCGAGCCGGGCAAGCCGAGCCAGGTAAAAATCCAGGCGCTGCCGGCGGCGAAACTGCTCAAGCAGGATCGTGAGACTGTGTACTACTTCAACCTACGGGAAATCCCGCCGAAGAGCACCAAGGCGAACACACTGCAAATCGCGTTACAGACGCGCATCAAGCTGTTCTATCGCCCGGCGGGCATAGCGATGGATAAAAATGCCACGCCGCCGCAGGAGCAGATGACGTTGAGCAAGCAGGGTGACAAGTACTTGGTCAACAACCCGACGCCGTATTACGTGACCATTGTGGATGTCAGCAGCAAAAAAGACGGGGCCGGGGTAAAAGGTTTTGAACCGATGATGGTGCCACCGAAAGGCAGCCTGCCGCTGACGGTGAGCGCGGCCAGCGTGGGCGGTAACCCGGTGCTGACTTATATCAACGACTACGGTGGCCGGCCGCAGCTGAGTTTCAGTTGCAACGGCAGCACCTGCACTGTGATGCCGGAAAAGAAAGCATAA
- a CDS encoding fimbrial protein — MMNEMGNTPQCGGRPVGLKYYAALGRQVLVVPLTLGAMLWLLPSAQAAVDNWDVEGANGTLYVHGALTESACRLEMTSAYQDIALGETGTGRLQAIGTRGEPVRFELRLVDCLRSSAGSRDMRTGDLTWADNQPAVTVSFTAPRDADNPQLVQVQGVSGLGLRLENGQGQDVRLGSRGKPLLLTPGQDSLSYTVAPERTPAALVAGSYRAVVDFQLSYD, encoded by the coding sequence ATGATGAACGAGATGGGCAACACGCCGCAATGCGGGGGCAGGCCGGTTGGATTGAAATATTACGCCGCACTGGGCAGGCAGGTCCTTGTAGTGCCATTAACATTGGGCGCTATGTTATGGCTGCTGCCGTCAGCGCAGGCGGCGGTGGACAATTGGGATGTCGAAGGCGCTAACGGCACATTGTATGTGCATGGCGCGTTGACTGAAAGCGCCTGCCGGCTGGAAATGACCAGCGCTTACCAGGATATCGCGCTGGGTGAAACCGGTACGGGACGTCTGCAGGCGATTGGCACCCGTGGTGAACCGGTACGGTTCGAACTGCGCCTAGTGGATTGCCTGCGCAGTTCGGCGGGCAGCCGGGACATGCGTACTGGCGACCTGACCTGGGCGGACAATCAACCGGCGGTGACGGTGAGTTTTACTGCGCCGCGTGATGCGGATAACCCGCAATTGGTGCAGGTACAGGGCGTTTCTGGCCTTGGGTTGCGGCTGGAAAACGGCCAGGGTCAGGATGTGCGGTTGGGCAGCCGGGGCAAGCCGCTGCTGCTGACGCCGGGACAGGACAGTCTGAGCTATACCGTTGCCCCTGAACGTACGCCAGCCGCTCTGGTGGCAGGCAGTTACCGGGCGGTGGTGGATTTTCAGCTAAGTTATGACTGA
- a CDS encoding fimbrial protein has protein sequence MADTEQKVAKNSSQDSIRRAVGSCLARMLVGSLLLNASLTRAATGEVSNVKVNITGTIVANARCNFGQNSPITMEYGDVYISDIAGDAYKKRMHYSVFCSGDASGKTIQLQFSGSGAGFDGTLLRTDAQGLGIKILRNNSQMILGQWYDLNPSSPPTLEGVLVKQNGASFTNGQEFNASATLKVAYN, from the coding sequence ATGGCTGACACAGAACAGAAAGTTGCAAAAAATTCGTCTCAGGACAGTATCCGACGAGCGGTGGGAAGTTGCTTGGCACGGATGCTGGTGGGTTCACTGTTACTGAACGCCTCGCTCACCCGAGCAGCAACAGGGGAGGTCAGTAATGTGAAAGTCAACATCACCGGCACTATCGTGGCCAATGCCCGTTGCAATTTCGGGCAGAACAGTCCGATTACTATGGAGTACGGTGATGTATATATCAGTGATATTGCAGGAGATGCGTACAAAAAGAGGATGCACTACAGCGTTTTTTGCAGCGGCGATGCAAGCGGAAAAACTATTCAACTGCAGTTTTCGGGTTCCGGTGCAGGGTTTGACGGTACCTTGCTAAGAACGGATGCCCAGGGATTAGGGATTAAAATCTTGCGAAATAACAGTCAGATGATATTGGGCCAGTGGTATGACCTTAATCCCTCAAGTCCTCCGACCCTGGAAGGGGTATTGGTGAAACAGAATGGTGCTAGTTTTACCAATGGTCAGGAATTTAACGCCTCGGCCACCCTGAAAGTGGCGTACAACTGA
- a CDS encoding fimbrial protein, with translation MERHTYRRSAQAGIVALLCALMVIGLSIEVAQADQVGGSVTVKFHGTLKRKPCHIDNDGDIYVHFGNVGINKVDGQHYIQPIPYTLTCEEPDPSLTLLLYVMGTQSSFDSSALKTNANGLGIQILQNGTPLDINKALTINYSNPPTLQAVPVKQGGVKLPKQNFSVTATLLAEYQ, from the coding sequence ATGGAACGACATACATACAGGCGATCTGCCCAGGCGGGGATAGTTGCGCTGCTATGTGCCCTGATGGTGATAGGGTTGTCAATAGAAGTGGCCCAGGCGGATCAGGTTGGAGGCAGTGTCACCGTGAAATTTCACGGTACGCTGAAGAGGAAGCCCTGCCATATCGACAATGATGGGGACATCTATGTGCACTTTGGCAATGTAGGGATTAACAAGGTGGACGGACAGCACTATATACAGCCGATACCTTACACCCTGACCTGTGAGGAGCCGGACCCGTCCTTGACGTTGCTGCTGTACGTAATGGGGACCCAGAGCAGCTTTGATTCGTCGGCCCTGAAGACCAACGCGAACGGATTGGGGATACAAATCCTGCAAAACGGCACACCGCTCGACATCAACAAGGCACTAACCATCAACTACAGCAACCCGCCAACCCTGCAGGCAGTGCCAGTGAAGCAGGGTGGAGTAAAACTGCCGAAGCAGAACTTCAGTGTTACAGCGACGCTATTGGCGGAATATCAGTGA
- a CDS encoding fimbrial protein, with amino-acid sequence MAVSLMVSMGELQAKNNNLHFDGTLVAEPCELDPNTTDITLDFGTVIDKYLYLNTRTHSQPFAINLIECDISLGKEVVMTFKGAESRELPGLLAMSAGLASGIAIGMELPDGTPLPLNRATPKQSLNAGTTSLTFQGYVQGEPTAIQNHSIGRGNFTAVATFEMDYP; translated from the coding sequence ATGGCGGTGTCGCTGATGGTCAGTATGGGCGAACTGCAAGCGAAGAACAACAACTTGCACTTTGATGGCACTCTGGTCGCCGAACCATGCGAGCTGGATCCGAACACGACGGACATTACTCTGGACTTTGGGACGGTGATTGACAAGTACCTGTACTTGAACACCCGTACCCACAGCCAGCCGTTCGCTATCAACCTGATTGAGTGTGACATCTCACTGGGAAAGGAGGTGGTGATGACTTTTAAAGGAGCAGAGAGTCGCGAACTCCCAGGACTGCTCGCCATGAGTGCTGGCCTTGCATCCGGAATAGCTATTGGGATGGAGTTGCCGGACGGTACGCCTTTACCATTGAACCGGGCGACTCCAAAGCAGTCGTTGAATGCGGGTACCACGAGTCTGACATTCCAGGGATATGTGCAAGGAGAGCCGACGGCGATACAGAATCACAGTATCGGCCGGGGCAACTTCACTGCGGTGGCGACGTTCGAAATGGATTATCCGTAA
- a CDS encoding fimbrial protein has translation MRAGRILDTCSSSIPTTPTPSTCTINGGQDINVNFGNVDRNDIGTGPEGSLVQTKNLTISCQGNGVQNFSIRMQSTPASWNNNAIQSSNKNVGIATTFNGRAITNGTTMNMAVNGSSSANLTFTPVRGAGSDPSNIATGAFTASTTLIVTQQ, from the coding sequence ATGAGGGCCGGGAGGATCTTAGACACATGCAGCTCATCTATACCCACAACACCAACACCATCTACATGCACTATCAACGGAGGGCAGGACATTAACGTTAATTTTGGTAACGTTGATAGAAATGATATTGGGACCGGCCCCGAGGGGAGTTTGGTACAAACTAAAAACCTGACGATCTCCTGTCAGGGTAATGGCGTTCAAAATTTCTCTATACGTATGCAGTCGACACCTGCAAGCTGGAATAACAACGCAATTCAGTCGAGTAATAAGAATGTTGGGATCGCTACCACTTTTAACGGGCGAGCCATCACAAACGGTACAACGATGAATATGGCGGTGAATGGGAGTTCAAGTGCTAACCTGACGTTCACACCTGTGCGCGGGGCAGGCTCAGACCCTTCGAATATCGCGACCGGTGCTTTTACCGCGTCCACCACACTTATTGTGACGCAGCAATAA